The proteins below come from a single Eucalyptus grandis isolate ANBG69807.140 chromosome 3, ASM1654582v1, whole genome shotgun sequence genomic window:
- the LOC104436954 gene encoding disease resistance protein RPV1-like, producing the protein MSILDKANADPKYKLNELTRYQALTLFSRHLFGKDSPPEAYKSLSWDVVSGIKRIPLIVEHIGSAFRQKREELWKDTFKKLKDDVYNNNLQDLLHITYESLDHEQQQIFLDIACFFIGSSKQIPTYMWDSCGFLPKRGIEALIDSSLIGIDKDDKLIMDDQSRDFGRKIVYLEHQEEFQLHSRLWIYEQALHVLDNNKTATNVKVLNLSSCPFSRTLDLFAFKSLEILILENCENLEEIHPSIEDSKSLVSLNIGGCRRLEKLPIGVGRLEELKELLINDTAIQEIPMSGDGLMKLETLNASCCGRLEELPAGVGRMEKLRELVINDTAIREIPMSKWGLKELHTLNVSGCRSLEELPIGVEGLEKLRELLINDTAIRKIPIGRHGFRELKTMCASYCEELAQLPIPSRSLWLLTKLDLSHSGIEEFPEGIVNLRSLTQLDLSYSWVEKLPRSFKSLVYLSQLNLSHSGIREFPNFEGYMKWLTHLDLSHTGIEELPKSMNSLKEVTHLNLSYLGIKRLPQSMEDLVSLQHLLLRGCYLLRHLLDSIERLTSLTKLDLQSTRIVELPPEMRNMKNLKILGHSWN; encoded by the exons ATGAGTATTCTTGATAAGGCCAATGCAGACCCCAAGTACAAACTCAACGAGTTGACTCGGTATCAAGCATTGACCTTATTTAGTAGACATTTATTTGGAAAGGATTCTCCTCCCGAGGCTTATAAGTCTCTATCCTGGGATGTCGTATCTGGTATAAAGAGGATTCCCCTAATTGTTGAACATATAGGTTCAGCCTTCCGCCAAAAGAGAGAAGAACTATGGAAAGATACATTTAAGAAATTAAAGGACGATGTGTATAACAATAACCTGCAAGACCTGCTGCATATAACTTACGAAAGTTTAGATCATGAGCAACAAcagatatttttggatattgcatgttttttcattggatCATCCAAACAAATTCCGACTTATATGTGGGATTCCTGTGGTTTTTTACCAAAGAGGGGGATTGAAGCATTGATCGATAGTTCCCTAATTGGAATTGACAAAGATGACAAACTAATAATGGATGATCAATCGAGagattttggaaggaaaattgttTATCTAGAACATCAAGAGGAGTTTCAATTGCACAGTCGATTATGGATTTATGAGCAAGCCCTGCATGTGCTTGACAACAACAAG ACGGCAACAAATGTCAAAGTCCTCAACCTTTCGAGTTGTCCATTTTCAAGAACTCTTGACTTGTTTGCTTTCAAAAGCTTGGAGATTTTGATTCTTGAAAACTGTGAGAATTTGGAAGAGATTCATCCTTCTATCGAGGATAGCAAATCCCTTGTCTCCTTGAATATCGGTGGTTGTAGGAGACTGGAGAAGCTACCCATTGGAGttggtagattggaagaattgaaGGAGCTTCTCATAAATGACACTGCTATACAAGAAATTCCGATGTCGGGAGATGGTTTGATGAAATTGGAGACTCTAAATGCCTCGTGTTGTGGGAGATTGGAGGAACTACCTGCAGGAGTAGGTAGAATGGAAAAATTGAGGGAACTTGTCATAAATGACACTGCTATACGAGAGATTCCGATGTCGAAATGGGGTTTGAAGGAGCTACATACTCTAAATGTCTCAGGTTGTAGGAGTCTAGAGGAGCTTCCGATTGGAGTAGAAGGACTGGAAAAATTGAGGGAGCTTCTTATAAATGACACTGCTATACGAAAGATTCCAATAGGGAGACATGGTTTTCGAGAGCTAAAGACTATGTGTGCCTCATATTGTGAagaacttgctcaacttccaatACCTTCTAGGTCCCTTTGGTTATTAACTAAGCTAGATCTATCTCATTCTGGGATTGAAGAATTTCCAGAAGGCATTGTCAATCTTAGGTCTTTAACTCAATTGGACCTATCTTATTCATGGGTTGAAAAATTACCAAGATCCTTCAAATCCCTTGTCTATTTAAGTCAATTGAACCTATCTCATTCAGGGATTAGAGAATTTCCAAATTTCGAGGGCTACATGAAGTGGTTAACTCATTTGGACCTATCTCATACAGGGattgaagaattaccaaaaTCCATGAACTCCCTGAAAGAGGTAACTCATTTGAACTTATCTTATTTAGGGATTAAACGGTTACCCCAATCCATGGAAGACCTCGTGTCTCTACAACACCTGTTATTACGAGGATGTTATTTGTTAAGACACTTACTTGATTCAATCGAAAGGTTGACATCATTGACTAAGTTGGATTTGCAATCTACAAGAATTGTGGAGTTACCCCCTGAAATGCGGAATATGAAGAACTTAAAGATCTTGGGACATTCGTGGAACTAA
- the LOC104436956 gene encoding uncharacterized protein LOC104436956 isoform X4 produces the protein MIKKLKKDTRPKASDGSPFLILSRHSSSRVLSCGIALPPSTSSRARSPFDFNRNLSKTRHRGQGCSRNTKRCSERRELIWTFSWFAMTQTYLSGLLLSRDHRRLLLRVVFSSSHLLYLSSIHCSHLKFVS, from the exons ATGATTAAAAAACTCAAGAAGGACACGAGACCAAAAGCTTCAGATGGGAGTCCATTTCTGATTCTTAGTCGTCATTCGAGTTCGCGCGTATTGTCTTGCGGAATCGCTTTGCCACCATCGACCTCGTCCCGAGCTAGAAGCCCCTTCGACTTCAATCGTAATTTGTCGAAGACGAG ACATCGAGGGCAAGGCTGTTCAAGGAATACGAAGAGGTGCAGCGAGAGAAGGGAGCTGATTTGGACATTCAGTTGGTTTGCGATGACTCAAACATATTTAAGTGGACTGCTCTTATCAAG GGACCATCGGAGACTCCTTTTGAGGGTGGTGTTTTCCAGCTCGCATTTGCTATACCTGAGCAGTATCCACTGCAGCCACCTCAAGTTCGTTTCCTGA
- the LOC104436956 gene encoding protein PEROXIN-4-like isoform X5: protein MQTSRARLFKEYEEVQREKGADLDIQLVCDDSNIFKWTALIKGPSETPFEGGVFQLAFAIPEQYPLQPPQTGEICLDILKNAWSPAWTLQSVCRAIIALMAHPEPDSPLNCNSGMNHFYVKD, encoded by the exons ATGCAG ACATCGAGGGCAAGGCTGTTCAAGGAATACGAAGAGGTGCAGCGAGAGAAGGGAGCTGATTTGGACATTCAGTTGGTTTGCGATGACTCAAACATATTTAAGTGGACTGCTCTTATCAAG GGACCATCGGAGACTCCTTTTGAGGGTGGTGTTTTCCAGCTCGCATTTGCTATACCTGAGCAGTATCCACTGCAGCCACCTCAA ACAGGGGAGATATGCCTTGATATTCTGAAGAATGCATGGAGTCCTGCCTGGACACTTCAGTCTGTTTGCAGGGCTATAATAGCTCTCATGGCCCACCCTGAGCCTGACAGCCCACTAAATTGCAATTCAG GGATGAATCACTTCTACGTCAAGGATTAG
- the LOC104436956 gene encoding protein PEROXIN-4-like isoform X3 has product MQTSRARLFKEYEEVQREKGADLDIQLVCDDSNIFKWTALIKGPSETPFEGGVFQLAFAIPEQYPLQPPQTGEICLDILKNAWSPAWTLQSVCRAIIALMAHPEPDSPLNCNSVKHSRGLLIAFWWANILYGIKEMISTMKC; this is encoded by the exons ATGCAG ACATCGAGGGCAAGGCTGTTCAAGGAATACGAAGAGGTGCAGCGAGAGAAGGGAGCTGATTTGGACATTCAGTTGGTTTGCGATGACTCAAACATATTTAAGTGGACTGCTCTTATCAAG GGACCATCGGAGACTCCTTTTGAGGGTGGTGTTTTCCAGCTCGCATTTGCTATACCTGAGCAGTATCCACTGCAGCCACCTCAA ACAGGGGAGATATGCCTTGATATTCTGAAGAATGCATGGAGTCCTGCCTGGACACTTCAGTCTGTTTGCAGGGCTATAATAGCTCTCATGGCCCACCCTGAGCCTGACAGCCCACTAAATTGCAATTCAG TCAAGCATTCTCGGGGTTTGTTGATTGCCTTCTGGTGGGCCAATATATTATATGGCATCAAAGAGATGATTTCAACAATGAAGTGCTAG
- the LOC104436956 gene encoding TOM1-like protein 9 isoform X1, whose translation MKVSGQLSYKKWDFLQINIKCRYGVQLNLIQKRTFSVERTTALLKAETSLALVPVGHPQSTASQSQQNALVLFNVFSDSNSKPNTINTQSGYPTTQSNPSTPQFQQQQNLQAPQLGVYANGNMPNMGSNEHDQSPYSQSSVPVWNGHIAQQQQPPSPVYRAQTSDSLPPPPWEAQSVENSQVMGSQYPQPMQGSQVVVLHAQPALSGLHLQAAYPMGNEQAMGVYLQPVAGGHMPLLNSQVVPINQMVGLTTSAHPRRSLYGDGSSANASRSDGLFISPANVWQPGGSLRLWPTRCSVP comes from the exons ATGAAAG TTTCTGGCCAATTGAGCTATAAGAAGTGGGATTTTCTGCAGATCAACATCAAGTGCCGGTACGGGGTCCAGCTAAACTTGATCCAAAAACGGACCTTCTCAGTGGAGAGGACTACAGCTCTCCTAAAGGCAGAGACTTCACTAGCACTAGTGCCTGTTGGACACCCACAGTCAACTGCATCTCAGTCACAGCAGAATGCACTTGTTCTTTTCAATGTGTTTTCGGACAGTAACAGCAAGCCCAATACTATCAATACCCAGAGTGGCTATCCAACTACACAAAGCAATCCTTCTACTCCTCAATTCCAACAGCAGCAGAATCTGCAAGCTCCACAACTTGGGGTTTATGCTAATGGCAACATGCCAAACATGGGATCGAACGAGCATGATCAGTCACCTTATTCTCAAAGCTCTGTTCCTGTTTGGAATGGCCATATTGCGCAGCAGCAACAGCCTCCCTCTCCTGTCTATC GTGCTCAAACTAGTGATTCGCTACCACCACCCCCTTGGGAAGCTCAGTCAGTGGAAAACAGTCAGGTGATGGGCAGTCAGTACCCCCAACCAATGCAAGGTTCACAGGTGGTCGTCCTGCACGCACAACCTGCACTGAGTGGATTGCATCTCCAGGCAGCTTATCCAATGGGGAATGAGCAAGCGATGGGCGTGTACTTGCAACCAGTCGCAGGTGGCCACATGCCATTGCTGAATAGCCAGGTTGTTCCGATAAACCAAATGGTAGGACTTACCACCTCAGCCCATCCAAGGAGGTCCTTATATGGGGATGGTTCCTCAGCTAATGCAAGTAGGTCAGATGGCTTATTTATATCCCCAGCAAATGTATGGCAGCCAGGTGGCAGCCTACGGCTATGGCCAACAAGGTGCTCAGTACCTTGA
- the LOC104436956 gene encoding TOM1-like protein 8 isoform X2, with amino-acid sequence MPNMGSNEHDQSPYSQSSVPVWNGHIAQQQQPPSPVYRAQTSDSLPPPPWEAQSVENSQVMGSQYPQPMQGSQVVVLHAQPALSGLHLQAAYPMGNEQAMGVYLQPVAGGHMPLLNSQVVPINQMVGLTTSAHPRRSLYGDGSSANASRSDGLFISPANVWQPGGSLRLWPTRCSVP; translated from the exons ATGCCAAACATGGGATCGAACGAGCATGATCAGTCACCTTATTCTCAAAGCTCTGTTCCTGTTTGGAATGGCCATATTGCGCAGCAGCAACAGCCTCCCTCTCCTGTCTATC GTGCTCAAACTAGTGATTCGCTACCACCACCCCCTTGGGAAGCTCAGTCAGTGGAAAACAGTCAGGTGATGGGCAGTCAGTACCCCCAACCAATGCAAGGTTCACAGGTGGTCGTCCTGCACGCACAACCTGCACTGAGTGGATTGCATCTCCAGGCAGCTTATCCAATGGGGAATGAGCAAGCGATGGGCGTGTACTTGCAACCAGTCGCAGGTGGCCACATGCCATTGCTGAATAGCCAGGTTGTTCCGATAAACCAAATGGTAGGACTTACCACCTCAGCCCATCCAAGGAGGTCCTTATATGGGGATGGTTCCTCAGCTAATGCAAGTAGGTCAGATGGCTTATTTATATCCCCAGCAAATGTATGGCAGCCAGGTGGCAGCCTACGGCTATGGCCAACAAGGTGCTCAGTACCTTGA
- the LOC104428660 gene encoding disease resistance protein RUN1-like, protein MWKCKRSSGQIVLPIFDEVGPLEVQLLEGESIEEFSRLEGRVDEMELGEWRKALAEVGSLRGWEAEKFAYGKKGALLELVVARVVSLLKTTFKHPIELVGIDDYVKYIMSSIDPKYNDTRIIGICGVRGSGKTTLAKVLWNNLSGDFEHLSFVRNIREVSLRMGIEYLQDQLICDILRSPHIVSNVDKGIGITKSQFSSKKVLVILDDMDDDIHLNALVGDGN, encoded by the exons ATGTGGAAATGCAAGAGAAGCAGCGGGCAAATAGTGTTGCCCATATTTGATGAAGTGGGACCCTTGGAAGTGCAACTTCTTGAAGGGGAATCTATAGAAGAATTCTCTAGACTTGAAGGTCGGGTGGACGAAATGGAACTAGGGGAATGGAGAAAAGCGCTCGCCGAAGTGGGTTCCTTGAGAGGATGGGAAGCAGAGAAATTTGCCTATGG GAAGAAAGGAGCATTGCTTGAACTAGTTGTCGCACGAGTTGTGAGCTTGTTGAAAACAACTTTCAAGCATCCCATAGAGTTGGTTGGAATTGATGATTATGTGAAATATATTATGAGCTCAATAGATCCTAAATATAATGATACAAGAATTATCGGAATTTGTGGAGTGCGTGGAAGcggtaagacaactcttgctAAGGTCCTGTGGAACAATCTCTCTGGTGATTTCGAACATCTTAGCTTTGTACGAAATATTCGAGAAGTATCACTACGCATGGGTATTGAGTACTTACAAGACCAGCTCATTTGTGATATACTAAGAAGTCCACATATAGTGTCTAATGTCGACAAGGGAATCGGCATTACTAAATCTCAATTTTCAAGTAAGAAAGTCCTCGTTATtcttgatgacatggatgatgataTTCACTTAAATGCCTTGGTCGGAGATGGTAATTAG
- the LOC104436956 gene encoding protein PEROXIN-4-like isoform X6 has translation MQTSRARLFKEYEEVQREKGADLDIQLVCDDSNIFKWTALIKGPSETPFEGGVFQLAFAIPEQYPLQPPQTGEICLDILKNAWSPAWTLQSVCRAIIALMAHPEPDSPLNCNSG, from the exons ATGCAG ACATCGAGGGCAAGGCTGTTCAAGGAATACGAAGAGGTGCAGCGAGAGAAGGGAGCTGATTTGGACATTCAGTTGGTTTGCGATGACTCAAACATATTTAAGTGGACTGCTCTTATCAAG GGACCATCGGAGACTCCTTTTGAGGGTGGTGTTTTCCAGCTCGCATTTGCTATACCTGAGCAGTATCCACTGCAGCCACCTCAA ACAGGGGAGATATGCCTTGATATTCTGAAGAATGCATGGAGTCCTGCCTGGACACTTCAGTCTGTTTGCAGGGCTATAATAGCTCTCATGGCCCACCCTGAGCCTGACAGCCCACTAAATTGCAATTCAG gGTAA